One Carya illinoinensis cultivar Pawnee chromosome 5, C.illinoinensisPawnee_v1, whole genome shotgun sequence genomic window, aagaggttGCTGTGTTTTGCCCTATGATATGCCGGGAAGTAATTCAGACAGGCATGGGATCTTCCAAAAACTATGCTATATCACTTCCACAACGAGTCAATCCTGCTATCTTGGGCTTAGTTCTTGATTACTGTCGATTTCACCATGTACCAGGTCGTTCTAATAAGGTCAGATGCACTGTTCCACTATGGTGATGTATTTTGCACTTTTTAGACAACATTTATTCCCCACTTTATGATTAAGGATGCTCTGACAGTTAAGTAATCttcaaaaatgaaaactttttaTCATGATCCCTACAGGGAGGTTCTCCTACTATTTGGTTTGTAGTTAATTCGTTTATAAATTTAGTATCACTTTTTCCCTGAAGTTTGTTAAAAAAAGATTACTTGCTTATATAACTATTTGTGGCAATGGCGACTGCAGTAGATGGTACATCTTATAACTGACTAtttaaactaaattttaatttgacATCTCTTGATATAGGAATGCAAAAATTTTGACGAGAAGTTTATTCGGATGGATACGAAAAGGTTATGTGAGTTGACGTCTGCAGCTGATAGCCTCCAATTGAAACCTTTAGTTGATATCACAAGCCGAGCACTTGCTCGAATTATTGAAGGAAAAACTCCTGAGGAGATACGTGAAACATTTCATTTACCTGATGACCTAACAGAGGTGTGTGTTGCTAGCAAAAAGTCAATGTTCTAATGCCTTCTCTGTGAAtggtttttcatatatattcagTTTTCTCCAGGAGGAGAAGTTAGAGCCCCTGAGAAACATCACTGATGATCCACGTATCCGGCTTTTGAATCGATTGTATGCAAGAAagaggaaagaattaaaagagagagagaagttaaaggtgcttattttgttttcatCCTGTTTTCTGCTTTTaatatagagaaatgatttgtacaagtcCCAAACAGACAAGCCCCATACaagcctttgtaaaaaagtggaccCCATCTAAAAAAGtgtgaaagaaacaattctttATTAGTGGGACCCACTTTTTTTACAAAAGtcttgtatctagcattacttttTGATATAATTGAGTTCttgcattctttttttctttgctgaattttctaaatttgaattttaactgAAATGGTCACATTCCAATTATGTGGTTGAAGCACTTGAATGCCCATTTATATGTTGGCATTAATAGAAAATGGATCCTGTATGTTTCAGAATGTCGAAACTGTGGAGGAGCAGTTGGATGACCGCTCAGTTGATGATCTCTTGTCATTTATAAATGGTGGAGATGGAGGTATATGAGATAAAGGATCAATTCTTAATTTCAATTATAGATAGCttacttctcttcttcttcttttgtgtgGGGTTCTTAACCTCCTGCATCTTATCTATTTGTTTATCAATCCCTAGATTGTGTTAGACTTTGCAATGGTGCAATTGATGAATTGTGAAGATTCAACACTTGATGCTTGTAGTTATGTGTATATGCTCACTTTTTGAAGATATGAAGACCACTTTGTAAATGTTTTCTGCATCTCTCTGTGGTGATAAAGACAAGCATGACACTTtggatggatttttttttaaaggtaatcaagaattttattcataagaaaagGAGGCATAGCAATGTTTTAAATTCCGTTCTGGTGATCATTTTGGTTCAAGTACTAGAACGGAATATTGCAGTATGTGTGCATTctggtgtaccgtttcgggattaattatatattatatataaatatttatatgtatatataaactaacaactaatagaataaatagatatgtgtgtgtgtgtgtatatatatatatgcaagtgtgtatcatgtatatgtgtatatatatatatatagaagaattgaagatttataaaatgaatgtactttgaaaaaatacttataaaaaaaaaggaatgtactttgaaaaaatcacaaacttgaggcacaaaaacaaagaaaaaaaaaagaatagagaaattattaaaaataatgatatttaaaaaaaaaaaaaaagaagagaatgaagggacatatttaaagttactaaacaaattaaaattatataaatacattttaaattCTATAACTAATTAAATACAATCTAGATTTAAAAGTTACAAAAATGCCGTCCAAGcacaagaaaattacaaaaactgTCCGAAATGGAATACGGCCGATATGCCAATTTTGGGCAGAATGGCTGAAATTTGACCGAAACGGACCGGAATTTAGAGTGAAACGGAACGAGGAGGTATAGTGTATTGGATACTACACCAGAACGGAAAATTTTGGCCGGAACAGCTTGGATGAaacgaaatttaaaactatgaggcatagctcaagtacactggaagtatacatgagaagtacCTAACTAGGGTTTACAATCGAAAGtagaaaatcatggacatttAGACCATTAAAATCAAGGACCCTTGCCCATAAAGACAAGGTTTTAAGGAGGAGAAatttaagctcatccattgtccTCTCGGGATTCTCGAAGCTTTTATCATTTCGCTCCCCTCAAATGCACCCCACACATACATATAATCTTCCATATTGCTGCCACTTGAGGATTGCCTTTGAGTCCTCTCCAGTTGCCACTTTCTCGGCAACTGCAAATATGAGATGGGAAGGAGCATGTGAATAagattttggcatgacatttggtgCGGGGATGTTGCTTTGAAAAGTGCTTTCCCTTCTCTCTATAGGATTGCGTTTGATCTGGACTCCTCAGTGGCTGAGAATATGTGTAATATTGCTGATTCCATTCATTGGTCTATGAGATTTACTCGCGCTGCTCAGGATTGCGGGGTGGGAGACATCACTGATTTCTATAGCGTGCTATATGCACTGAAACACAGGGCAGGAGGGGAGGACAGATTAGTATGGACACGCACAAGGAACAAGAAATTCTCAGTTTGCTTATACTACAAGACCTTGACAACCCACTCCCCTAATACCTTTCCGTGGAAGAGTATCTGGAGGAGTAATGCCCCTGTcaaggttgctttctttggttGGTTGGCTTCTCATGGCAAAATACTGACTATAGACAAGCTAAGAAAGCGCGGTCTAATTATAATGGACTGGTGCTTCTTGTGTAAACATGACAGTGAATCAGTGGATCACCTTCTCCTTCACTGTGAAGTAGTCAAGGTCTTATGGGACGAAATTCTCTCAAGACTTGGTATCGCATGGGTTATGCCAAAGAGGGTAATAGATTTATTGTACTGCTGGCAAAGGATTGGAAGCAATCGGCAGATTGCTGCTTTTTGGAAAATGGTACCGTTATGTCTAATGTGGTGCACTTGGAACGAAAGAAACGGCCGCTGCTTTGCGGATAGGGAACGCTCCCCGGCTggttttagggattttttctttcatactttgttGCTGTGGGCTtcctctattgtattgaatggaatgagttttaattacttttatgctactatctgtagcacgtagtttgtaattaggcttttcttgtatacttcctgtgtactcgggTTTTGGctttttacgtggatcaataaaatctctttttacctataaaaaaaaaaagcttgctAGAAAATCCTCCAGCCTACAAGGCATAGCCCAAGATAATCCTATTCCCACAAAAAAATCATCCCACAAGGCTCTGCTGACCTCACAATGTAGAAGCAGGTGATCTATTGATTCCCAATTcttcttacacatgcaacactaGTCCAACACCGTTACTTGACATTTCCTCAAATTGTTTGTAGTAAGAATCTTGTCTAGGGATgttgtccaaacaaaaaaagctgCTTTCAAAGGGGCTTTCGTCTTTCATATATTCCTCCATGGAAAAGGTGTCATGCCCTGGCTAGTTAGAACCTGGTAGAATGATCTAATTGTGAATCTACCTTTCTTTGCCCTCAGTCACCTTGGCAAAATATAgtgtaacatacgaacctagaatttaggttaattcagttagaaatgatttagttatgttatttttatatttattctttttattaatttatctctatagtaagattttaagtaattagattgctatgacacgttttctagaaagattagtaacgtctagtgcctcgtataggtcacgagctacgacgtgagatttcaaaagcagcgctaagaggtaaataatatgattatataaatgtatgtgtaatgtaaatattataattgggtatgataatatgatatggttttgatggttatctacgttgcgctaagagccaagtcaaggttagatcgctttcatgaacttctatgaattatgatgatttacatgaaagtaagcctatatatatgctatgcttttatggattgttgattgatggattgaatgttactaaaatcacatggaagccatgatatgatcatataataatttaagataggtattctatgaattaaaatagccagatcatgcatgcttcattcatgtagtgcttagaccatgtatgccatatattgttcatgcaataacttaagtcaagcatgccatgtaataaatagccagatcatgtatgccatattcatgtagttttgagatcatgcatgccatgaaatgtcataaaatgattaaatcatgttaggtcatgtcatgctatgctataccatgtacaagaatatatcatgttatgccatgccatgtacaagaatatgccatgctagaaaagtctatgaagtccaagaaaattatcatgcattaagaaagataaacattttaaggtaacacggacccaagcgtgtttaccatagttatgctaagacggtaccacgaactcaagcgtggttaccacaagttaagtgaaacacggactcaagcgtgtttcactccatgtcatgcaagttaagtgaacatggacccaagcatgtttcacttcatgtcaagcaagataagtgaaacacggacccaagcgtgtttcactccatgtcatgcaagttaagtgaacatggacccaagcatgtttcacttcatgtcaagcaagataagtgaaacacggacccaagcgtgtttcactccatgtcatgcaagttaagtgaacatgaacccaagcatgtttcactccatgtcaagcaagataagtgaaacacggactcaagcgtgtttcaccccacgtcaagcaagataagtgaaacacggtctcaagcgtgtttcacttcatgttatgcaagttaagtgaaacacggactcaagtgtgtttcactacatgacaagttatgtggtgccatggactcaagcgtggtttaccatgaaataagtataattcaagataaacaagttactcatgcagtcacgcttcatgtttgccacgattatgaatgtttccgttcatgttaatccatgaatgttatatgaaagttatgataaggctttaaaaatcaaattatgctaagctatatagtattttacggtatgatgtattatttactgagtattcgactcattttttgttgtttgtctttttgttttcttctatgttgattgccacagatggtgattatgatgatgcagagctggatggccaggagtagatttagtataaggacttagagatgaataagtgtcatttacacaaggattaagtttcttttatgtcatttcaataactagtcttgtttaagactagctcatgttttgctttattcagtttcaagtttcaagactatttatatccttccaattaagtttctttcaataaatgaggtatttcagagtaatgagtctctttaccgggcattttatcatgtttgttagtaacgtctctatcctacgggaacggggtgttacataTAGTAAGGCAAAGAACTCGGTGATAAGCCCCAACTCCTAATCTTGTGCCACCCTAATGAAATCTACATTCCATTGATGGGAGCCACGAGAGAAGAATAAGAGATCAACTACTGAAGCATCCTTTGCCCGTACAAGGTAACAAACGTTAGGGAATGTTTCTATGAGGCTTTGTTCACCACATTGTGCCACAATTTGACCCAAGAGCAATCACCTACTTCAATATGTGCATGGCTTAGGAAAGTCTCTCACCCTTTTCTAATGtgtttccacaaacccacccTATTTGGTCCACGTACCACATTCGAGCACCATCCTCCCCAAGACTCCGCAAACTTCGAATCTATAACTAACTTCCATAGGGCCCCCCTTTCTCGTTGGTACtgccacaaccatttacccaacATAGGTTGATTAAACTTTGTCAAATTACGGATCCCCAAGTTGCCCCTAGATACTGGTGTGCAAACAATTGACCAATGGAtggaatttaaactcatctcccATTCCATTCCACAAGAAATCCCGTTGTACCTTCTCAATACGATAGGCTACCTTTGTAGGGATTGGGAACAAGGACAGAAAATATGTTGGTAAATTACAGAGGGTACTTTTGATAAGAGTAAGCCTACCCCCTTCAAACAAGTATAAACTCTTCCAAGAAGCCAATCTACGTTCCACATTTTCAATCAGAGCATTCCAAATCCCCTTCGATTTGAATGAAGCACCTACGGTAAGTCAAGATACTTCGTAGGTGGAGAAGATACCTTACATTTTAGAAGGCGAGCTAAATTCATCGCATTGGGAACAACCCTCGTTAGCACCAATTCAGACTTGGCAAGATTCACTCTCAATTCAGAGacaacttcaaaacaaaggagGAGAGCCCTCAAAGATTGAATGTTACCATGATTTGCTCCACAAAAGATGAGAGTATCATTGACaaaaaacaaatgagaaatatCAATAGAGCCATAATCACCACTTCCCACTGAGAAGCCATCGAGGAAGCCACCTTCCACAAGGCCCGAAATAATCTTGCTAAGAGCTTCCATGACAATAATGAAAAGTAATGAAGAGAGTGGATCCCCCTGTCTCAAGCCATGAAAGGAGTAAAAAAACCCACTGGCGAACCATTCACTAAAATCGAAAAGCGAGCTGTAGAAATGCAAAATGCTACCCAAGCACGCCATTTCACGCCAAAaccacatctttttttttttttgataagtaaacaaattatataaatcaaagaataggcatagACAGGTACAATACAATGAATGCCCTAACTAAGTAGGTGcaatagagacaagaaaatcatgaagatctaggccattaaaatcaacAGCAATGGTCCAAGTACATAGAGTTCTAATAAAGAAAGCTTTTagttcctccatcgatctctttTTGTCCTCGAATGCCCGTTCATTGTGCTCCTGGCACATCTTGCAAGAAGACAGAGTTAGAAGTTCCAGTTGAGGTGATCGTAAGCTTTCTCCATATCTAGTTTGCACAATAATTCAAGTTCTAGAGATTTGTCTTCCGTCCAAGACATCATTGGCAATTAATGCTGAGTTAAGAATTTGTCTACCTTTGAAGAATGCATTTTGAGGCTTCAAAATTAACTTCTCCATCACCGCACTCAATATATTCACTAGGACTTTAGAAATGATCTTGTATACCCCATTCACTAAGCTAATAGGGCGGTAGTCTTTGACATTTAGATTGAGAGCTAAATGTCAAAGACATTTAGATTGAGAACCCCAATTTTTTTAGAATGAGAGCTAAAACAAGTAGCATTTAGATTTTTATCAAACCTTTCAGTAGCATGAAACTATTGAAACACCCTTATGAGATCATCCTTGATCACTTCCCAACAAACTCGGAAGAAACCCATAGTAAAAGCGTTAGGGCCTGGAGCCTTGTCACTAGCTATGCTACAAATCACTTTACgcacttcatcttcttcaaacaACCTCTCAAGCCACCCTAAACCCTATCGGTCTAATGATTCAAAAGTTAATCCATCCACTTTTGGTCTCCATGTGTATTGTTCTGAGAGGAGGTGCTCGTAATACTGTACAATGTGGTTCTTGATGACTAGCTGGTTCAATGAATGGACACCATCTACCATCAAAGCCTCGATTGCATTGTTCCTCCTATGCGAATTATGGAATTTGCCACCTGATGGAAAAACTTAGTGCACTTATCTCCCTCCTTTAGCCATAGTGCCCTcgatttttgtctccaagagATCTCCATCAATGTTGCTCTTTCAAGTTTTGTGACTACCTGATTCTTACGGATTCTTTGGGATTCAGAGACAGATCTTGCCTCCTTCTCGTCCTCCAGACCTTGTAGCTCCTTTAAGAGAGAGCACCTTTGGTGGGCCACATTCCCAAAAACTTGTTCGTTCCATTGCTTCAAATTATTCTTCAGCGCTTTTAGGTTTTTGGCCATTATGAAACTTGGAGAACCTTGGAAGCAATATGACGACTACCATTGTCTAATCCTATCTACAAAACTGTCAGTTTTAAGCCCCatattcttaaatttaaaataccttATGCCCCCTTGGATGCCTCCACCATTAAAGATGATAGGGAAATTATGAGCATAACCTGGGTAGTCGTTTTTTAAGTACATCCGGAAAATGTAACTCCCAATCTGGAGTTATTAAAAACCAATCAATCCTTGACAAAGATGGGGAGTTATTAAAAACCAATCAATCCTCGACAAAGATGGGGTGTTCACGACTGTTGGACCATGTGAATGTGCCTCCAATTAAAGGAATATCCATAAGGTGATGtttgaaaatgaagaaagaatAATCCCTCATAGTGTGGTTAATGTGATATGAACCCGATCTTTCACTTGGGAAGTGGGTGACATGAAAGTCCCCCTCTACAGCTTGGTAACTCCCACCAACTAAGGAGCCCTGCCAATTCTTTCCACGACAATTGTCTTTTGGAATTTGATGGATTTTTAAATTCCCATGCTtaatggaggaagaagaaagaagggcACATAGTTTATAAATGAATTCCGGATGTTAATGAGACAATTGTGAGATAGTTAACTGGTTCAGGTGGAGAATCTTGTGGGATAGCACCCATAACACTCTCAATCTTGTTGAATGGTACagaaaaactaatttttctgtatttgcaTGTAAACCTTAGATGCTATCAAAACTTATAATAACAGAATAATGAACAAGTTTTGGGCTGTAGCTGCATTTGCATGCAGAttagttgattaaaataattttgattaacAAGAATTAACTTTTCTCTCGTTGTCGAATTGTATGGTATTCATGGTTTCAATATGTTTACTTCAGTTCGACTATGCACGATATATTTAGCATTGCAGATGGATTTTTTTATGACTGACACAGAGGGCTGTGGTTACTGTTATTATTTTGACAAATTGTACAATGTTCAATGTTTATGCTTTCTGTAGCATTTGATGTAGTCCAATTGTAAATTTATATAGTTTGGCAATCATGCTCTAGCTAAGGTTGACCATTATATGGAAAATATTGATTTGGGCATAGCTGCAACTTTTCCTTCAATGAACTGCGTGCCTGTGCCCATAAGTAATTaactgatttttttaaaaaaaaatttttgttaatgGTTCAGTTCgttgatttccttttttttttttttcttttttaaacggTAAaccaaattttattgatcataaaaatAGACAAAGGCCCAAGTATACAAGACATATACAAAAGCATTGCCTGCATGCAATCAAAGTCGTTGATTTCTTGGTGATACTTAATGACGTTGTTGCTTTTGTCTGCATTCATTGGCTTGTTGGAACATTTGAGAGTGCGTATTCTATTATAGCCTATTTTTGTTAATTGTTTTGTTACCTAATCTTTCTGTTCTGCAGATACAAAGGTGGCCAGAACCAACaggagtaaaaagaaaaatcggagGAGAAAAGATCAATCAAAGGTTGTcacctctgtgtgtgtgtgtgtgtgtgtgctaGTGTGAATGGATGTGCATTCATTATGAGGTTCTGTCTTTGTGCCTAATTTATTATCTCATTGTTTGTTGCTGGGTGTCTTTTGATGCTTTAGGTGTTGCACGATCTTTCTTCTGCTTGCCATGTTGGTGAGGTTAGCAATGGTTTGTTGGCATCTTCCAGTACATGTTCAAAATTGCAAGATTCTGCAGTTACGAGTTTTTCCCCAAACGTCGAGTTTGATGATGGTGATATTGATGATGATATAGATCCTGCTATGAAGGAAGAACTCGACAGGTTAGATATCAATTAGGTATCTAGATTAAGATGATGAATCTGGGTTTTTGCTTCAATTAGATTATTTCAATTGTGTTCTTTAATTTCTGGGCGAAACAGAAGATTATTTAGGTTCAGGACTATCAGATCTAGTGCAAAATTGCCAATACAACTCATTGCCTCAGAATTGCTTCTCAAAATTATCTTTGTTTACTAGAAGAGTTAGTTTTACTTCTTAAATTCCACCTCAATCATGTTTCTAGTCCAAATAATTTTGACGCTACCCTGGTTTCTCTCCCACCACAAATCAAGACATCAACTTCATGAAGGCCCAGATTTAACAGGTTAATCTGTGGAGATTGAATTAAGGAGTAGTAATTTGGGTATAGATGCTATTAGTGTTCATTGGTTAGAATATTGCATGTATGAAGGACTGGTGGTTGTTTTTTGTCTGTCAGAGGTAACTTGGTTTGCACCCTCGTCTCATGTATCAGTCTCCTGCtcacctttcttttcttttcttttcttcctttcttcttcttctctctctctatttttttttttttttttttatgaataagaaattttttaattaagactAGTAACAAGGCAAAGCctagtacacaggaagtatacaaataCTGAACCTAGTTACAAGTCCGGaactagaaaaagaaacaagaaaatcatggacagTATTTCCATTAAATACAATGGCTGAAGCCCAAGTCTCCTGCTCATATCTCGGATGACACCCTTTCCCTGGATAGAAAGTTTATCATTTGTTAATAGTATTTATgtaatctcttttttttctaagcatgaGTATTATCTCATCTAAACTTGCATTGTATTGTTTTATGCAGGGAAGTGGAGGATTTTGCACGAAGATTGAATTCAGATTGGCCAGAAAGAATGCAAGAAATTTTATCTTTGGGCCAAGAAAGAAGGCTGATGCCTATATGCATGGGTAAATATATGAGTATGTTGCTTCTTCATTCTTCAACTTCTTTTATAGTTTATCATTTCTTTACTTGCTGCTGCAGAAGCTTTCAGTTTAAACGTTTCTTATTTGGTTTActcgtttatttttttatattaattagttgTACATGTGAACAGGTGTAGACCAGAGATAATGAAATGGTAGATAACTCGTTTCTACCATTGGTCAGCAGCTTGGGTGTTTTGGAGCAGATGGCGATGTGGAGGTTGTTGCTGTCAAAGGCTAGAAGAGTTCACATTTTTCCGTGTGTACATCATGTGAGTATTTTTGTTCGTTCTGCGATTACCCAAATGCAATCTCTTTCCATAGGTGTATTGTATtgtggaaaaagaagaaagggaaaaataagATTAATGGAAAATATAGTTGGTAATCTAGCATGatctgtttattttgttttaacgTTATTTGTTGTATCAGGTGGTTTGTAATTTTCTGCAATTGCCGTTGGGTGGTTCATGTAGTATGTACTTCTTTAGAATATGTCaatttcattatatttatttaaattattatacctTTGAGGCCCTTCTAGCCTCTGTGTTAATGGAAAATTAAGTAGTTATACAAAGAGTGCAATATAATGTTTTCGGGTAAGTATTCATAAATGCAATTTTgctgaagagaaaaataaaaggtgTTGTGTTTGGGTGGCAACTGCAAGCGAGAATGAGCAAAGCGGGGAACACTGAAAAACTACCGTTCATCTTACATAATGCGATGGCCCAAACAATTTCAGTGCTtaactttaatattttatcgATTTCCTTAAAATCAAGAGTCTGCCTGATCTGTGGAGTACATCTACAGCCGAAACAATCTATTTATGACTGGTGCAATCATGTGTACTGCAGCACCTCACGACTGAGAAACCTTGGATAGGCCTCGTCAATAAAAACCAACCCCTTAATGACGATCAGTCTTCTGATCTTAACAATATATTGGATATTTATGCTACTGATTTAATCCCAATTTCTCGTATTTTCTATCTACATTTATTTGACTGTTAAGCATCTAGGACTGAATTTCTTAAGGCAATTATATATAGTAGGAGTCCCCAGCCATACTTACTATAGTTTAGATTATTATAAATAAGACTATtgcctatatataataataataacaaaaaaattacattgcTGGGAAAAATACATATGCCTAAAACGGAAGGAAGCTCACAGGTCTTCACCGGAAGTATGGTTAAGCTGCAAAAACTGATCCTGCTAACCTGGAGATCAGATTCTAGCAGGGGGATCAGGAGACTAAATTTTTCGAGTCAATCGAGCAACATTCTTGAACATTCTGATATGATATTCCAAAATACGGTCTTTTGTTCTTTGTTTCATTAGAACATTGATGTAGAGGAACATAAGTTTAAGTTGtacttgttttttaattttttcctgaGCACGTTGTATTTGAACTTAGTTTTTGGATACTGTTTACTTGTTTGCTTcgttatataaaagtaaaaacaaaaaaataaatgcccTTAATACTTCAtaaatgttataaactatcttgaattgtatgaccacatttatctagtcgtcaaatgcatagtgcatagtgctagcatagtgagctagcatagtcccctttgtacgcctatatatatcgttgaattctttaagaaattcataagtttgatatacaaatcaataagagaatctcttcTCATTCTCTCTTAACCTCTTTGAGTTCTCTTTCTATCGttgaatttctttctctattttcatgattttataacacgttatcagcacgattctCATCGTCTTCCTCCTCTCTCCAaaaacttcatcttcttccttcgtCTCCTGTTGagcttttccttctttctcagATGACCAAAACCGATCGGCAGATCATGATCTGACGGAGCGAACGACTCGAGAAGATATGGTGGAGAGTGTCCTGCGGGAGCCTATAGATCGGAGATGATTCCATATTCCAGTTGCGTGGCTAAACAAAGGATCGGGATGATCGTCGACAGAACTCAACAGGTGCTGGGGATCATGTAGATCCTCACGTCCCAGACCTTGAACACGGGGATCCTGTAGATCCTCACCTATTAGACCTTGAACATGCATGATTCGAGTTTTGAGTTTCCGAGTCCGTAACATAACCTCCGAGTCCTGAGCTcccaaaataaaatctcatgcCGAGTTCTCCGACAACTTAATTTTGGATGGCGGAGACCAATCACCAACCCGATCTTGGCTTCTCTGAATGTCTTAAGCTTTATCTCTTCGAACTCGTTCTATATGGCTGCGAATCTCATCCCCTTCCGAGCATCCTGGATCTGAGCTTGTGCGATGTCGGACCACCGAAATCCGGACCAAAACCATCCAACAAGTGCCTCCTATACACACTTGTttcgattttttattttcagcttacATGCTCCAAGAGCAGAAGCAGAAAGGATTTAAGCTCGTGGCCATTAAAATAGTGATTCCTTCGAAGGAGTTTGCACAGAAGTATTATCTCGCACCCTGCGCTCTTAGCCTTGACGGGAAGACCTCCGAGCTGTACACCCACGTGATGGGTCCCATCCCGATCGAATACCTACGGCTGCAACTAAGGCGTGGCGAACGGGTGGTGTGGGACGGAGGAATAATTCTTTCCACACGTCCTCGCCACGACTCTGTTTGGGCACCTAAACGATGTAGCAGCTTTACGTAAAGCTGTACACCGACTCA contains:
- the LOC122310862 gene encoding SKP1-like protein 21 isoform X4 → MLIHIIEIQQALMKSYIWLQTADGSVQQVEEEVAVFCPMICREVIQTGMGSSKNYAISLPQRVNPAILGLVLDYCRFHHVPGRSNKECKNFDEKFIRMDTKRLCELTSAADSLQLKPLVDITSRALARIIEGKTPEEIRETFHLPDDLTEEEKLEPLRNITDDPRIRLLNRLYARKRKELKEREKLKNVETVEEQLDDRSVDDLLSFINGGDGDTKVARTNRSKKKNRRRKDQSKVLHDLSSACHVGEVSNGLLASSSTCSKLQDSAVTSFSPNVEFDDGDIDDDIDPAMKEELDREVEDFARRLNSDWPERMQEILSLGQERRLMPICMGKYMSVDQR
- the LOC122310862 gene encoding SKP1-like protein 21 isoform X7; translated protein: MKSYIWLQTADGSVQQVEEEVAVFCPMICREVIQTGMGSSKNYAISLPQRVNPAILGLVLDYCRFHHVPGRSNKECKNFDEKFIRMDTKRLCELTSAADSLQLKPLVDITSRALARIIEGKTPEEIRETFHLPDDLTEEEKLEPLRNITDDPRIRLLNRLYARKRKELKEREKLKNVETVEEQLDDRSVDDLLSFINGGDGDTKVARTNRSKKKNRRRKDQSKVLHDLSSACHVGEVSNGLLASSSTCSKLQDSAVTSFSPNVEFDDGDIDDDIDPAMKEELDREVEDFARRLNSDWPERMQEILSLGQERRLMPICMGKYMSVDQR
- the LOC122310862 gene encoding SKP1-like protein 21 isoform X2, translating into MHPNEVKILNKCLCQMSEAVMAVVKPEMKSYIWLQTADGSVQQVEEEVAVFCPMICREVIQTGMGSSKNYAISLPQRVNPAILGLVLDYCRFHHVPGRSNKECKNFDEKFIRMDTKRLCELTSAADSLQLKPLVDITSRALARIIEGKTPEEIRETFHLPDDLTEEEKLEPLRNITDDPRIRLLNRLYARKRKELKEREKLKNVETVEEQLDDRSVDDLLSFINGGDGDTKVARTNRSKKKNRRRKDQSKVLHDLSSACHVGEVSNGLLASSSTCSKLQDSAVTSFSPNVEFDDGDIDDDIDPAMKEELDREVEDFARRLNSDWPERMQEILSLGQERRLMPICMGVDQR
- the LOC122310862 gene encoding SKP1-like protein 21 isoform X6, yielding MMKSYIWLQTADGSVQQVEEEVAVFCPMICREVIQTGMGSSKNYAISLPQRVNPAILGLVLDYCRFHHVPGRSNKECKNFDEKFIRMDTKRLCELTSAADSLQLKPLVDITSRALARIIEGKTPEEIRETFHLPDDLTEEEKLEPLRNITDDPRIRLLNRLYARKRKELKEREKLKNVETVEEQLDDRSVDDLLSFINGGDGDTKVARTNRSKKKNRRRKDQSKVLHDLSSACHVGEVSNGLLASSSTCSKLQDSAVTSFSPNVEFDDGDIDDDIDPAMKEELDREVEDFARRLNSDWPERMQEILSLGQERRLMPICMGKYMSVDQR
- the LOC122310862 gene encoding SKP1-like protein 21 isoform X3, whose product is MSEAVMAVVKPEMKSYIWLQTADGSVQQVEEEVAVFCPMICREVIQTGMGSSKNYAISLPQRVNPAILGLVLDYCRFHHVPGRSNKECKNFDEKFIRMDTKRLCELTSAADSLQLKPLVDITSRALARIIEGKTPEEIRETFHLPDDLTEEEKLEPLRNITDDPRIRLLNRLYARKRKELKEREKLKNVETVEEQLDDRSVDDLLSFINGGDGDTKVARTNRSKKKNRRRKDQSKVLHDLSSACHVGEVSNGLLASSSTCSKLQDSAVTSFSPNVEFDDGDIDDDIDPAMKEELDREVEDFARRLNSDWPERMQEILSLGQERRLMPICMGKYMSVDQR